One segment of Bradyrhizobium sp. CB2312 DNA contains the following:
- the istB gene encoding IS21-like element helper ATPase IstB gives MARTRKATEAPTDRLDAMLARLQLSGIRDQLDNLLDEAARANLSARETLILLCERESARKDHRRIEMALKLAHFPAVKELAGFDFEAQPSIDPKQIRDLAASRWIANGENVLLLGPPGVGKTHLSIALGREAILAGYTVQFTTATTLVAGMAKAHGERRLDEKLLALAKPKLLIVDELGYLPLEPDAAHLFFQLVSRRYETGAMLITSNRSVAEWGTVFADPVVATAILDRLLHHSHVLTIRGDSYRLRAKRKSGLIKAPAADGPPGGGANLQLTS, from the coding sequence ATGGCGCGCACAAGGAAGGCTACCGAAGCACCAACCGATCGGCTCGACGCCATGCTGGCGCGATTGCAGCTCTCCGGCATCCGCGACCAGCTCGACAACCTGCTCGACGAGGCGGCGCGCGCCAACCTATCGGCGCGTGAGACGCTGATCCTGCTGTGCGAGCGCGAGAGCGCGCGCAAGGATCATCGCCGCATCGAGATGGCGCTCAAACTCGCACACTTCCCGGCCGTGAAGGAGCTTGCGGGCTTCGACTTCGAGGCACAGCCGTCGATCGATCCGAAGCAGATCCGCGACCTGGCCGCGTCACGTTGGATCGCCAACGGCGAGAACGTGCTGCTGCTCGGCCCGCCGGGCGTCGGTAAGACGCACTTGTCGATCGCGCTCGGGCGAGAGGCGATCCTGGCCGGTTACACGGTGCAGTTCACCACGGCGACGACCCTGGTCGCTGGCATGGCCAAGGCGCACGGCGAGCGGCGCCTGGACGAGAAACTGCTCGCGCTGGCGAAGCCAAAGCTGCTGATCGTCGACGAACTCGGCTACCTGCCGCTGGAGCCCGACGCGGCGCATCTGTTCTTCCAGCTGGTCAGCCGCCGCTACGAAACCGGCGCCATGCTGATCACGTCGAACCGCAGCGTTGCCGAATGGGGCACCGTGTTCGCCGATCCGGTCGTCGCCACTGCGATCCTCGACCGGCTCTTGCACCACAGCCACGTGCTGACCATCCGCGGCGACAGCTATCGGCTCCGCGCCAAGCGAAAGAGCGGCCTCATCAAGGCGCCCGCCGCTGACGGCCCTCCGGGCGGCGGAGCCAACCTTCAACTGACATCATGA
- a CDS encoding helix-turn-helix domain-containing protein, with amino-acid sequence MDMRLRLKADGRIVELRDGQEYPVQPSANDAPGDTGSLAVRDLRRRACLTQMEFAAKLGVPVETIRNWEQGKRAPRGPARALLAVIAHAPETVFQALAKA; translated from the coding sequence ATGGACATGCGGTTGCGGCTGAAGGCGGACGGACGGATCGTCGAATTGCGGGATGGGCAGGAATATCCGGTCCAGCCGAGCGCCAATGACGCACCTGGCGACACCGGCTCGCTCGCCGTGCGCGACCTGCGCCGCCGCGCCTGTCTCACCCAGATGGAGTTCGCCGCCAAGCTCGGCGTTCCCGTCGAGACCATCCGCAATTGGGAGCAGGGCAAGCGCGCCCCGCGGGGACCGGCCCGCGCGCTGCTCGCGGTGATCGCACACGCGCCGGAGACGGTGTTCCAGGCGCTCGCCAAAGCCTGA
- a CDS encoding aldo/keto reductase, producing MLFVEASGARIPAIGLGTWELEGRTCARVVEQALRLGYRHIDTAQVYDNEREVGDGLRASGVRRDDVFLTTKVWTNHFAPHDLERSVKESLARLRLPSVDLLLLHWPNPHVPLAETLGALSHAKRMGLTRHIGVSNFTVALIEQAVALSSEPLVCNQVEYHPYLDQAKVRAACDQHGLALVAYSPIAKGRIKSDQRLAAIGRAHRKTPAQVCLRWLVQQNVAAIPRTSRVERLSENIDILDFELSGDEMAEIAALASPKGRLTDFGFAPKWD from the coding sequence ATGCTGTTCGTCGAGGCCAGTGGCGCAAGAATCCCGGCGATCGGGCTTGGGACCTGGGAGCTGGAAGGGCGTACCTGTGCCCGCGTGGTCGAGCAGGCGCTGCGGCTCGGCTACCGCCACATCGACACCGCCCAGGTCTACGACAATGAGCGCGAGGTCGGCGACGGCTTGCGCGCCTCCGGCGTGCGCCGCGACGACGTCTTCCTCACCACAAAGGTCTGGACCAATCATTTCGCGCCCCATGACCTCGAGCGCTCGGTCAAGGAGAGCCTGGCGCGGCTGCGGCTTCCGTCGGTCGACCTTCTGCTGCTGCACTGGCCCAATCCGCATGTGCCGCTGGCGGAGACGCTGGGCGCACTGTCGCATGCCAAACGCATGGGCCTGACCCGTCACATCGGCGTTTCCAACTTCACCGTGGCGCTGATCGAGCAGGCGGTGGCGCTGTCATCAGAGCCGCTGGTCTGCAACCAGGTCGAATACCACCCTTATCTGGATCAGGCGAAGGTGAGGGCGGCTTGCGACCAGCACGGCCTTGCGCTGGTCGCCTACAGCCCGATCGCCAAGGGCCGCATCAAGTCCGACCAGAGGCTCGCCGCAATCGGACGTGCGCATCGCAAGACGCCGGCCCAGGTCTGCCTGCGCTGGCTGGTGCAACAGAATGTTGCGGCGATCCCGCGCACCTCGCGCGTCGAACGCCTGTCGGAAAACATCGATATCCTCGATTTCGAGCTCTCAGGCGACGAGATGGCGGAGATCGCCGCGCTGGCCAGCCCCAAGGGCCGCCTGACCGATTTCGGCTTCGCGCCGAAATGGGATTGA
- the istA gene encoding IS21 family transposase, with protein sequence MNEERITEGSSWIDPRGQVMKTPDDVAEMLRLRACGWGLKRIARQLGCSHHTVKDYVTAGGVRPFKSPERAKRLHGLEGWLRERFIRHRGNADVVRQDLLAEQGVAVSRRTLQRALQPYRQALKAEALATTRFETPPGRQLQIDFGERLVEIGGVKIKAFVFVATLGHSRRLHVRAFRAEKQEHWFAGLESAFTTFGGVPEEVLMDNPRALVARHDAVSRSVQFNDKLIAFAKHWGFRPRACAPYRARTKGKTESGVGYVKKNAIAGHSFASWEAFEAHLAEWEREVANVRIHGTTGEAPIARFARDEAQRLKPLGGQPSFGSLRELARVVGNDCAVEVDTNSYSVPWRLIGERVAVTVAAGEVRIRHGMREVAVHKQSEGRRLRIVDSAHLDGVAGRNGAVCRPAIAASTVPAPSPLPSLLRPLAEYEAVIGGSF encoded by the coding sequence ATGAACGAGGAACGGATCACGGAAGGCTCGTCGTGGATTGATCCACGGGGGCAGGTGATGAAGACGCCGGATGACGTGGCGGAGATGTTGCGCCTGAGGGCGTGCGGGTGGGGTCTGAAGCGGATTGCGCGGCAGCTGGGCTGCAGCCATCACACGGTGAAGGACTACGTGACGGCGGGCGGGGTGAGGCCGTTCAAGTCGCCTGAGCGGGCAAAACGACTCCATGGCCTCGAGGGTTGGCTGCGCGAGAGGTTCATTCGGCATCGCGGCAATGCGGATGTGGTGCGCCAGGACCTGTTGGCCGAGCAAGGCGTGGCAGTCAGCCGGCGAACGTTGCAACGCGCCTTGCAGCCCTATCGCCAGGCGCTGAAGGCCGAAGCGCTGGCGACGACGCGGTTTGAGACGCCCCCGGGCCGGCAGCTGCAGATCGACTTTGGCGAGCGTCTGGTCGAGATCGGCGGGGTGAAGATCAAAGCATTCGTGTTCGTGGCGACGCTCGGGCATTCGCGGCGGCTGCATGTCCGTGCGTTCCGGGCCGAGAAGCAAGAGCACTGGTTCGCCGGGCTTGAGAGTGCATTTACGACATTCGGCGGCGTGCCGGAGGAAGTGCTGATGGACAATCCACGCGCGCTCGTGGCGCGCCACGACGCGGTGAGCCGGTCGGTTCAGTTTAACGACAAGCTCATCGCGTTCGCGAAGCATTGGGGCTTCCGTCCTCGCGCCTGCGCGCCGTATCGGGCGCGCACGAAGGGCAAGACGGAGAGTGGCGTCGGCTACGTCAAGAAGAACGCGATCGCGGGGCATTCCTTCGCGAGCTGGGAGGCATTCGAGGCGCATCTCGCCGAGTGGGAGCGTGAGGTGGCGAACGTGCGCATCCACGGCACGACCGGCGAGGCGCCGATCGCTCGCTTTGCGCGTGACGAGGCGCAGCGGTTGAAGCCGCTCGGCGGGCAGCCGTCGTTTGGATCGTTGCGTGAACTGGCCCGCGTCGTCGGCAACGATTGTGCCGTCGAGGTCGACACGAACAGCTACTCGGTGCCGTGGCGGCTGATCGGTGAGCGCGTGGCGGTGACGGTTGCGGCCGGCGAGGTGCGCATCCGCCACGGCATGCGCGAGGTTGCGGTCCACAAGCAATCGGAGGGGCGCCGGCTGCGGATCGTCGATTCCGCCCACCTCGACGGGGTTGCCGGTCGCAACGGCGCGGTCTGCCGACCGGCAATCGCGGCATCGACAGTGCCGGCGCCTTCTCCACTGCCCTCGTTGTTGCGTCCTCTTGCCGAATACGAAGCAGTGATCGGAGGGAGCTTCTGA
- the mgtE gene encoding magnesium transporter → MDEHMDGAPSAEASVLDHVPMRNEDGEIRHEFVEEIAHAIEAGDSAALRACVAELHEADLGDLIGALAPDDRVRLVELTGRDFDFSALNEVDETVREEILEELPPETVAEGVRELESDDAVELLETLDEADQEEILEKLPLQERVALERSLLYPENSAGRRMQTEFIAVPQDFTVGQAIDYMRETPDLPDRFYEIYVVDKDQHWQGAVPLDVLLRARRPVPLAELTDEDRRRVSVLEDQEEVARMFGKYNLVAAPVLDTQDRLVGVITVDDVVDVIEEEADEDLKALGGVTSDEELSDTFLTIARGRFNWLLVNLATAFLASSVLGLFEGQLEKMVALAVLAPIVASQGGNAATQTMTVAVRALATRELGSSNAWRVIMRETLVGLVNGLAFAVITGIAAVAWFKIPGLGIVIGLAIICNLVAGALGGILIPMALERVRADPAVASGTFVTTVTDVVGFFSFLGIATLWFGLK, encoded by the coding sequence ATGGATGAACATATGGACGGTGCCCCATCCGCCGAGGCCTCGGTACTCGACCATGTGCCGATGCGCAATGAAGACGGCGAAATCCGGCACGAATTCGTCGAGGAAATCGCCCATGCGATCGAGGCCGGCGACAGCGCCGCGCTGCGCGCCTGCGTCGCCGAGCTGCACGAGGCCGATCTCGGCGACCTGATCGGCGCGCTCGCGCCCGACGACCGCGTCCGTCTGGTCGAGCTCACGGGCCGCGACTTCGACTTCTCCGCGCTGAACGAGGTCGACGAGACCGTGCGCGAGGAGATCCTCGAGGAGCTGCCGCCGGAAACGGTCGCCGAAGGCGTCCGCGAGCTCGAATCCGACGATGCGGTCGAGCTGCTGGAAACCCTCGACGAGGCCGATCAGGAGGAGATCCTCGAAAAGCTGCCGTTGCAGGAGCGCGTCGCGCTCGAGCGCAGCCTGCTGTATCCGGAAAATTCCGCCGGCCGCCGCATGCAGACCGAGTTCATCGCGGTGCCCCAGGATTTCACCGTGGGGCAGGCGATCGACTACATGCGGGAGACGCCGGATCTGCCCGACCGCTTCTACGAAATCTACGTCGTCGACAAGGACCAGCACTGGCAGGGCGCGGTCCCCCTCGACGTGCTCTTGCGCGCGCGCCGGCCGGTGCCGCTCGCCGAATTGACCGACGAGGATCGCCGCCGCGTCTCCGTCCTGGAGGACCAGGAGGAGGTGGCGCGCATGTTCGGCAAGTACAATCTCGTCGCAGCCCCTGTGCTTGACACCCAGGACCGCCTCGTCGGCGTCATCACCGTCGACGACGTCGTCGACGTCATCGAGGAGGAGGCAGACGAGGACCTCAAGGCGCTCGGCGGCGTCACCAGCGACGAAGAGCTGTCGGACACCTTCCTGACCATTGCCCGCGGCCGGTTCAACTGGCTGCTGGTCAACCTCGCCACCGCGTTCCTGGCGTCCTCCGTGCTCGGCCTGTTCGAGGGCCAGTTGGAGAAGATGGTGGCACTCGCGGTGCTGGCGCCAATCGTTGCGAGCCAGGGCGGCAATGCCGCGACCCAGACCATGACGGTCGCGGTGCGGGCGCTGGCAACGCGCGAGCTCGGCTCCTCCAATGCCTGGCGCGTGATCATGCGCGAAACGCTGGTCGGCCTCGTCAATGGCCTCGCCTTTGCCGTGATCACGGGTATCGCCGCGGTGGCCTGGTTCAAGATCCCTGGCCTTGGCATCGTCATCGGGCTCGCCATCATCTGCAACCTCGTCGCCGGCGCGCTCGGCGGCATTCTGATCCCGATGGCGCTCGAACGTGTCAGGGCCGATCCGGCGGTGGCGTCGGGCACCTTCGTCACCACGGTGACGGACGTGGTCGGCTTCTTCTCCTTCCTCGGCATCGCGACGTTGTGGTTCGGCTTGAAGTAG